The region AAAAAGTAAACACAAGATTCTCATTGCTGACCGGCGCTTTCAGTTTTGTTTTACTCATACTGATGCTTACACTGGGAGGTTTTGCATGGCTTGATAATTTTGTGAGAGGATACACCATCAACCCCATACTGATGGCCATACTTTTCTTTGCCATACTGGGGCTGGCATCCGACCTTCTTTCCCTTCCCTTCAGCATTTACCATACATTTGTCATCGAACAAAAATTCGGGTTTAACACTACAACGGTAAAAACCTTTGTGCTCGACAAACTGAAAGGATGGCTGCTGGCTGCATTGCTTGGCGGAGGCATATTATCCTTTATTGTCTGGATATACGGCGCCACGGGCGAGTGGTTCTGGTTCATAGCATGGATGGCAATGACAGCGTTTTCTATTTTTATGACCTTGTTTTATTCAAATATTATTGTTCCCCTTTTTAACAAACAAAAACCCCTCGATGCAGGGGTACTGCGTGATGCCATCGAAAATTTCGCTTCCAGAGCGGGTTTTAAACTTAAAAATATCTATGTCATTGACGGCTCCAAACGCTCCAAAAAAGCCAACGCCTATTTCACCGGCTTTGGGCCAAAAAAACGTATTGTGCTCTACGACACGCTGATGAAGGATTTTACCACAGAAGAGATTGTAGCCATACTTGCACATGAGATAGGGCATTATAAAAAGAAGCATGTGGTTTACGGGCTTATCACTTCCATTCTCAGCAGCGGTGTTTTATTATACATCATGTCGCTCATCATTGGCAATCCTGACGTTGCAGGGGCGCTGGGCGCCGGTGAAGCAAGTTTTCATATGGGCATATTGTCTTTCGGAATATTGTACAGCCCTTTCTCCACATTACTGGGCATTGCGGGCAATTACATCTCACGCAGGCACGAATATGCTGCCGACCGCTATGCTGCCAAACAATACCATGCTGAAACCATGGCCGTCGGCCTGAAGAAGCTGCATGTATTGCACCTGAGCAACCTCCGCCCCCACCCGTTTACGGTGTTCATCACATATTCGCACCCTACCCTGCTGCAAAGGCTCGCAGCATTAGTAAAGTAGAGAAGTTTTTATAAAAAAAGCTATAGAAAATACAACGGATAGCGGTATGTTTTTGTTGCCGACCTGCCTGCCGGTTTAACTGCAACAGGCAGTCAGGCAGGTTTCGAAGCACTGTCCTGTCAAGTTACACAAAAGTTGAAGCGGGCTACAACCCTCGAATAACCTACTGTACCGGCAATTTTTTATACCGCGTGTTAGCGTTTCGTTGGTTTATAATTCTAATCCTTGAGCAATGAGATAGACAACAATCAATCCTTAACTAAACGGACATAATAACCATCGCCTGCATCATCAGATTGCATATAAGCTCTATCATCATCAAATAACATTTCCAGATGCAGAGCACCGTCATCATCTTCCGAAGACGACCAGAAACATACTCTGGAAAAATGGAAATCACCTGTGCTACTCCTTGTACCACCATACAAAGCATTAAAACCAGTAGAACCGCCACCCTGCAAATCACTTATTGCACCACCTGTTACCATCAAAAATAACATCCAGTCGCCATCGCTCGGCAAACGCCACCCTGCAGGCGCAACTTTCTTAGCCGTTTCCCAGTCATACATTACACCATATTTTGAACAATTTGATGGATTATTTTCATAACACCACGAACCGCCGGTTGTTTCATATTTCAAATTTTCAGCCATCCAGATTTGATCGCCAATTTTTACGGTTTTATAAACTTTCCCATCTCTGGTATCGGTAAAACTACCAGTTACTTGGGCTAAAGAACTCATTGCGAAAATCAAAATCGCAATTGTCAATAATAAAGATTTGTTTTTCATAAATGTCTATTTTAAAAGTCAATTAATATTTTCTTGTCACATTTCTTTTCTTTTTCCAATGAACGCTAAAGGTTGGCGGTATGGTTAGTTGCCGACCTGCCTGCCGGTTTAACTGCAACAGGCAGTCAGGCAGGTTTCGAAGCACTTCCGTATCAAGTTACAACTACTTTTGATACGAGCTGAAACGCTCGAATACGCACTGCACCGGCAATTAACTATACCGCTTGTTAGGCAACGTTAATTTTTCTTTTGTCTAAAATTGTAAATATTATCATTAGTATAGTAGCAATTAATGCCATTACAGAACCAAAATAAAACGGAGCATTTGAATTTACCCTATCATACAGTAATCCTGCAATTAAACTCGCAGGTAATAAAGTAATTCCAAGTACAGCATGATAAATTCCAAACCCCGTTCCTTTCAAATCTTTGCTAACAATATCAGAAATCATTGCTTTCTGGCTACCATCAGTCAATGCACTGTAAAATCCATACAGCATAAACAAGAAAATAAAAACATTTATACTATTGAATCTTCCGAAAAAATAATAAACAATCGCATATACTAGAAAACCCAGAATAATCAATTTTTCACGACCAATTCTATCCGATAATTTTCCAATCGGTATAGCAAGCAAAACAGATACTGTATTAAATATCATATATACAAAAGGAATGTATGATTTATCTATACCTGTTTCGCTTGTTTTTACAAGCAACAATGCATCTGCTGAATTACCAAGAGTAAAAACGAAAATTATAATAAGAAAGAAATAAAACTTTTTGGGTAAAGTTTTAATGAAATCTTATTGGTGGTTTCATTTTTTTCTGCCTTTGCTTCTTTTATGAAAATAATAATCGTTAATACACCAAGAATTGCTGGAATGGTTGCCAATAAAAATATGTAAGAATAATTTAATGGAAAAATTGACAATAATAAAAAAGCAATCAAAGGACCAACAATAGCCCCACTATTATCCATTGCTTTCTGAAACCCAAAAGTTTTACCAGCTTCATTTTTTTTAATTGAGCCACTTATAAGGCTATCTCGTGGTGCTACTCTTAACCCTTTTCCTATGCGTTCGAAAAACCGAAAAAATAAAATCTGAATTGGTACTCTTGCTAATGCATATAAAGGAGTTATAATAGCTGTAATGCCATATCCAATAATCATGAATGGCTTGTTTTTACCAATCTTATCACTCCAGTATCCCGAAATTGCCTTTAATAAAGATGCTGTACTCTCTGCAATCCCTTCAATTAATGAAATCGTTGTTTTAGATGCTCCTATCGATAATAAAAATAGAGGCATAACACTATATACCATCTTGGTAGATGTGTCAGTGAAAAAACTTGTTAGTCCTGTAAAAAATGCGTTTTTTTCTAATCCAAATATTTTTTTCTTTTCATCCATTATATCGCTCTCTGCTGTCATTTTTTAATGTTGCCTAAAATTGTGTTGTGCCATTGGTGATATTTTTACCTTATCATTTGAGTTGGTGCTATTCGGTTTATTGATTATAAATACCTGCATATCAGTTTAGAAGAGTTTTAATAATCATTTATAATAGCTATACTATTAATTAACTTTTCCACAAATTTATGCAAGAAATATTACAAATACAAGTAACCTAAATAAAATTACTTTCCACCAACACTCTTGAGCCCGCCGGTTTCCGGGTAAACATCAAAATGCCTGATATTGGCGGGCATAAAAGTGAGCACGCCATACTGCGAGATAAGGAATTTTCCACTTATGTTTTCAGTGTTTGAATTGTAAAGTTTCACTTCTGCTTGTTTTTCATTGTGGAGATTATTGAATTCAATAATTTCCTAATACTGATTAATGAGGTGATTAAATCTTTTGACGTTGGATAGTTTAAGGATTTATCGCATAGCATAAGCCAATATTCTGTTTCGTCGGCTTCCTTCGCTGCAATCTTGAGTTTATGGATAAAATCAAGAGAACTTTCTGCATTTTGAGCTTCTCTAATATTCGCGCCAATTGAAGTGCCTGATTTTAGTAACTGACGGGCAATCACATATTTTTGGTTTTTTTCAAGCAATTCGCAATAAACGATTATTTGCAAAGCAAACTCAAAACTCAACTCCAATATCTCATTCCTTTTTTCCATAATCAACTAATCATCAAATTATCACATCAACTAATCAATTAGTTTTTAATGATTTTAAACGATTTTACTTCTTTGTTTCCTTGAACTACTTTTACAAAATAGGTTGCAGGTACAAGATTGCGCATAACAATGTTTGTTTGAATGCCAGTGATTTTTTCGTTTTGTACAAGTTTTCCGTTCATATCATACAGTTGATATGACATTGATTGGATGCTGAGCGACTTGTACTGAGTATTCTAAGTTAAAAAC is a window of Bacteroidales bacterium DNA encoding:
- a CDS encoding M48 family metallopeptidase — encoded protein: MAHTLFIIILCIVIFNYLFGLLLDYLDSTRWSNILPVELEGIYDTEKYRKSQDYEKVNTRFSLLTGAFSFVLLILMLTLGGFAWLDNFVRGYTINPILMAILFFAILGLASDLLSLPFSIYHTFVIEQKFGFNTTTVKTFVLDKLKGWLLAALLGGGILSFIVWIYGATGEWFWFIAWMAMTAFSIFMTLFYSNIIVPLFNKQKPLDAGVLRDAIENFASRAGFKLKNIYVIDGSKRSKKANAYFTGFGPKKRIVLYDTLMKDFTTEEIVAILAHEIGHYKKKHVVYGLITSILSSGVLLYIMSLIIGNPDVAGALGAGEASFHMGILSFGILYSPFSTLLGIAGNYISRRHEYAADRYAAKQYHAETMAVGLKKLHVLHLSNLRPHPFTVFITYSHPTLLQRLAALVK
- a CDS encoding MFS transporter; this encodes MLVKTSETGIDKSYIPFVYMIFNTVSVLLAIPIGKLSDRIGREKLIILGFLVYAIVYYFFGRFNSINVFIFLFMLYGFYSALTDGSQKAMISDIVSKDLKGTGFGIYHAVLGITLLPASLIAGLLYDRVNSNAPFYFGSVMALIATILMIIFTILDKRKINVA
- a CDS encoding MFS transporter, with amino-acid sequence MTAESDIMDEKKKIFGLEKNAFFTGLTSFFTDTSTKMVYSVMPLFLLSIGASKTTISLIEGIAESTASLLKAISGYWSDKIGKNKPFMIIGYGITAIITPLYALARVPIQILFFRFFERIGKGLRVAPRDSLISGSIKKNEAGKTFGFQKAMDNSGAIVGPLIAFLLLSIFPLNYSYIFLLATIPAILGVLTIIIFIKEAKAEKNETTNKISLKLYPKSFISFLL
- a CDS encoding four helix bundle protein, translated to MEKRNEILELSFEFALQIIVYCELLEKNQKYVIARQLLKSGTSIGANIREAQNAESSLDFIHKLKIAAKEADETEYWLMLCDKSLNYPTSKDLITSLISIRKLLNSIISTMKNKQK
- a CDS encoding T9SS type A sorting domain-containing protein, with product MNGKLVQNEKITGIQTNIVMRNLVPATYFVKVVQGNKEVKSFKIIKN